The following proteins are encoded in a genomic region of Paracoccus sp. MBLB3053:
- the mgrA gene encoding L-glyceraldehyde 3-phosphate reductase, whose amino-acid sequence MTYAANPDRYAGDMVYRRCGRSGIDLPAISLGLWQNFGGVDVFETGRSILRRAFDLGVTHFDLANNYGPPPGSAEEMFGRVMASDFARHRDEMIVSTKAGWQMWPGPYGGIGGSRKYLVASLDQSLKRMGLEYVDIFYSHRVDPTTPLEETMGALAQLHRQGKALYVGISSYSPELTRRAAAILREERVPLFIHQPNYSMFNRWIEGGLLDTLDELGTGCIAFSPLAQGLLSSKYLNGIPEETRATKGRLLSEASLSPEIVARIRALNEIAERRGQTLAQMAIAWALRDPRVTSALIGARTVGQLENSLGALGGLDFSPEELAEINRHATDGGTDYWKDSSSL is encoded by the coding sequence ATGACATACGCGGCAAACCCGGATCGTTATGCCGGGGATATGGTCTATCGTCGCTGCGGTCGGAGCGGTATCGACCTGCCGGCAATATCGCTGGGGCTGTGGCAGAATTTCGGCGGCGTCGACGTCTTCGAAACCGGACGGTCTATTCTGCGCCGCGCCTTCGACCTGGGTGTCACGCATTTCGATCTGGCGAACAATTATGGTCCGCCGCCCGGCTCTGCCGAGGAGATGTTCGGCCGCGTCATGGCCTCGGACTTTGCCCGGCATCGGGACGAGATGATCGTGTCGACCAAGGCTGGCTGGCAAATGTGGCCCGGCCCCTATGGCGGCATCGGTGGCAGCCGGAAATATCTGGTTGCAAGCCTCGACCAGTCGCTGAAGCGGATGGGGCTGGAATATGTCGACATCTTCTATTCGCACCGCGTCGACCCGACGACGCCCCTCGAAGAGACGATGGGGGCGCTGGCCCAACTGCACAGGCAGGGCAAGGCGCTTTATGTCGGCATCTCGAGCTATTCGCCCGAACTGACACGCAGGGCAGCGGCCATCCTGCGCGAGGAACGGGTTCCGCTGTTCATCCACCAGCCGAACTACTCGATGTTCAACCGCTGGATCGAAGGCGGGCTGCTTGACACGCTAGACGAGTTGGGCACCGGCTGCATCGCATTTTCGCCGCTGGCGCAGGGTCTGCTTTCCTCGAAATACCTCAATGGTATCCCTGAAGAGACGCGGGCGACGAAAGGCCGTCTCCTGAGCGAAGCCTCGCTGTCGCCCGAGATCGTGGCACGCATCCGCGCCCTGAACGAAATCGCGGAACGCCGTGGTCAGACCCTTGCGCAGATGGCAATCGCCTGGGCCCTGCGTGATCCGCGCGTCACTTCCGCCCTGATCGGGGCCCGCACCGTCGGGCAGCTTGAAAACTCGCTTGGCGCGCTCGGGGGGCTTGATTTCTCGCCCGAGGAATTGGCCGAGATCAATCGTCATGCCACGGATGGCGGTACGGATTACTGGAAGGATTCCAGTTCGCTTTAA
- a CDS encoding amino acid-binding ACT domain-containing protein, whose protein sequence is MDDLEFDLENSPGSLAHLGEVMGQAGIPFEGGGVFATGTRATAHFLFRDGKAARQAAEAGGIKVTAMRRPVIRKLKQGTPGQLGAISRAVAKAGVNILVQYSDHQNRLVLICDRPEAASCATLDWAVGTEQG, encoded by the coding sequence ATGGACGATCTTGAATTCGATCTTGAGAACAGCCCCGGCTCATTGGCGCATCTGGGAGAGGTGATGGGCCAGGCTGGCATCCCCTTCGAGGGTGGGGGCGTCTTCGCTACGGGAACACGCGCCACCGCCCATTTCCTTTTCCGCGACGGCAAGGCCGCAAGACAGGCCGCCGAAGCCGGGGGCATTAAGGTGACGGCAATGCGCAGGCCCGTGATCCGAAAGCTGAAACAGGGAACGCCGGGCCAGCTTGGCGCGATTTCGCGGGCTGTGGCAAAGGCAGGGGTCAACATCCTCGTGCAGTATTCCGACCATCAGAACAGGCTTGTCCTGATCTGCGACCGACCGGAAGCTGCCAGTTGTGCAACCTTGGACTGGGCCGTCGGAACCGAGCAGGGCTGA
- a CDS encoding antibiotic biosynthesis monooxygenase family protein, with protein MIAVIFEAELAEGRRQEYLDLAAELRPLLAGIDGFISIERFQSLTNPGKLLSLSFWRDEAAIAAWRNLSAHRKAQAAGRDHVFSDYRLRIAEVARDYGMEARGEAPDDSRRIHQ; from the coding sequence ATGATCGCCGTGATCTTCGAGGCCGAACTGGCCGAAGGCAGACGTCAGGAATATCTCGATCTCGCGGCTGAGCTCAGGCCATTGCTGGCCGGGATCGACGGTTTCATCTCGATCGAGCGATTCCAGAGCCTGACCAATCCCGGCAAGCTTCTGTCACTGTCCTTCTGGCGGGATGAAGCGGCCATTGCGGCGTGGCGCAACCTTTCGGCGCATCGCAAGGCGCAGGCGGCAGGGCGGGATCATGTCTTTTCCGACTATCGGCTGCGTATCGCAGAAGTGGCGCGGGATTACGGGATGGAAGCGCGCGGCGAAGCGCCGGACGACAGCCGTCGCATTCATCAGTGA
- a CDS encoding YjiH family protein → MTDIAHVSQSRNLWLKFALPSILGAVVFLAPIPNGASFTIPFGILIDWVNDNFGTLVSALLIAVTVISAAATIAFSVFRLGPQSGFLAETFRVSPAWLVLRTLGAAFCLLYFTGTGPAFVTADSTGGTVVGFLMKNLLALFFFAAIALPLLTDYGFMEFVGAFMSRIFKRLFRLPGRAAIDGLASWLGAAPVGVMLTVQQYDMGVYNRREAATVATTFSIVSVPFCYVIAKVVGLQDIFFSYYASVVFIGFVCALILPRIPPLSRLPETFAHGRASEETDVILPGETAFQAGIRMGLARADAAPGPTGFLKNGVRNLIGIWFGLVPATLAVAMIALILAEYTPLFTWLSMPFVPVLEWFNVAEAQAAAPALVIGFADMYLPALIGAEIASQETRFLIAILSVSQLIYMSEVGALLLRANLGLNLGHLAMLFVIRTIIATPIAIFLAKVVIF, encoded by the coding sequence ATGACCGACATTGCTCACGTTTCGCAGTCGCGAAACCTCTGGCTGAAATTCGCGCTGCCCTCGATTCTGGGCGCCGTCGTCTTTCTCGCCCCAATCCCGAATGGCGCCAGTTTCACGATTCCCTTCGGCATTCTGATCGACTGGGTCAATGACAATTTCGGAACGCTGGTCAGCGCGCTGCTGATTGCCGTCACGGTGATTTCCGCCGCCGCGACGATCGCATTCTCGGTTTTCCGGCTTGGGCCCCAATCCGGTTTTCTGGCCGAGACCTTCCGGGTGTCGCCTGCATGGCTGGTGCTCCGCACGCTGGGCGCGGCATTCTGCCTGCTTTACTTCACGGGCACGGGACCGGCTTTCGTGACGGCGGATTCAACCGGGGGCACGGTCGTCGGCTTCCTGATGAAGAACCTTCTGGCGCTTTTCTTCTTTGCCGCGATCGCCTTGCCGCTGTTGACCGATTACGGATTCATGGAATTCGTCGGCGCGTTCATGTCGCGGATTTTCAAACGCCTGTTCCGCCTGCCCGGGCGTGCGGCCATTGACGGCCTCGCCTCTTGGCTTGGTGCGGCGCCGGTGGGTGTGATGCTGACCGTCCAGCAATATGACATGGGTGTCTATAACCGTCGCGAGGCCGCGACCGTCGCCACCACCTTCTCGATCGTTTCGGTGCCCTTCTGCTATGTGATCGCAAAGGTCGTCGGCCTGCAGGACATCTTCTTCAGCTACTATGCCTCGGTCGTGTTCATCGGCTTCGTCTGCGCCCTGATCCTGCCGCGGATTCCCCCGCTGAGCCGCCTGCCCGAAACTTTCGCCCATGGCCGCGCCAGCGAGGAGACCGATGTCATCCTGCCCGGTGAAACCGCGTTCCAGGCCGGAATCCGCATGGGCCTGGCCCGCGCCGATGCTGCTCCGGGGCCGACAGGGTTTTTGAAGAACGGTGTTCGGAACCTGATCGGCATCTGGTTCGGTCTTGTGCCTGCCACGCTAGCCGTCGCCATGATCGCGCTGATCCTCGCCGAATACACACCGCTTTTCACCTGGCTCTCGATGCCTTTCGTCCCGGTGCTTGAGTGGTTCAATGTCGCCGAAGCCCAGGCTGCCGCGCCCGCGCTGGTGATCGGCTTCGCCGACATGTACCTGCCCGCGCTGATCGGGGCCGAGATTGCCAGCCAGGAAACCCGTTTCCTGATCGCCATCCTCTCTGTCTCGCAGTTGATCTACATGTCCGAAGTCGGAGCGCTCTTGCTGCGCGCCAATCTGGGGCTCAATCTTGGCCATCTTGCGATGCTGTTCGTGATCCGCACGATCATTGCGACCCCCATCGCAATCTTCCTGGCCAAGGTCGTGATCTTCTGA
- a CDS encoding ArsR/SmtB family transcription factor: MNESPDIARIAALVADGARSSMLLALMDGRSMTATELAGRAGVTKQTASSHLAKLVDGEVLFVESQGRHRYFRLAGAHVATLLEALMVFSSDAAAPLRTGPKVPELRRARICYDHLAGEMGVELYDRLREDGCLTGDLELTAHGWDRLREIGLARDVLPRSNRPLCRTCLDWSMRRHHLAGLIGKAMLDRFFALSWARRQPDSRIIRFSPEGERRFRQWLGASR, from the coding sequence ATGAATGAAAGTCCCGATATCGCGCGGATCGCGGCGCTTGTTGCGGATGGTGCTCGCAGTTCCATGCTGCTTGCCCTGATGGACGGGCGGTCCATGACGGCCACCGAGCTCGCAGGGCGCGCCGGCGTCACGAAGCAGACGGCCAGCAGCCATCTGGCGAAGCTCGTCGATGGTGAGGTGCTTTTTGTCGAGTCGCAGGGGCGCCATCGCTATTTTCGGCTCGCTGGCGCGCATGTGGCGACGCTTCTCGAAGCATTGATGGTATTTTCAAGCGATGCGGCGGCGCCCCTTCGGACCGGACCCAAGGTCCCCGAATTGCGCCGAGCCCGCATCTGTTACGACCATCTGGCCGGAGAAATGGGCGTCGAACTTTACGATCGGCTTCGCGAAGACGGTTGTCTGACCGGAGATCTTGAACTTACAGCCCATGGCTGGGATCGGTTGCGCGAAATCGGTCTTGCACGTGATGTCCTGCCGCGCAGCAATCGCCCGCTCTGCCGGACCTGCCTTGATTGGAGCATGCGGCGCCATCATCTCGCCGGGTTGATCGGAAAGGCGATGCTCGACCGGTTTTTCGCGCTTTCATGGGCGCGCAGGCAGCCGGATTCGCGCATCATCCGTTTTTCGCCAGAGGGTGAGCGCCGTTTCCGGCAATGGCTTGGCGCAAGCCGGTAA
- a CDS encoding ArsR/SmtB family transcription factor, which translates to MAKHDARLDLLFTSLGDPTRRAILARLARGEASVTDLASAHDMALPSFMKHLRKLEEAGLISTTKEGRIRSCALSPEAFAPVEEWLSEQRAIWNDRLDRLDDYVGNLMRERMHGTRPED; encoded by the coding sequence ATGGCTAAGCATGATGCCCGGCTCGACCTTCTGTTCACGTCGCTTGGCGATCCGACTCGGCGGGCCATCCTGGCCCGTCTTGCCCGCGGCGAGGCAAGCGTGACCGATCTGGCCTCGGCCCATGACATGGCGCTGCCTTCGTTCATGAAGCATCTCCGTAAGCTGGAGGAGGCAGGGCTGATCTCGACGACCAAGGAAGGGCGGATCAGGTCCTGCGCGCTGTCGCCCGAGGCTTTCGCGCCGGTAGAAGAATGGCTGAGCGAGCAAAGGGCGATATGGAACGACCGGCTTGACCGGCTTGATGACTATGTCGGCAATCTCATGAGGGAGAGAATGCATGGAACTCGACCCGAAGACTGA
- a CDS encoding LysR family transcriptional regulator, translating into MLTSLTAADLRALRVFEVIHQCGSFAAAERQLDVSQSTISAQISGLEKRLGFRLCDRGPGGFRLTERGRSLLEANARLNVAMEDFTQTAADLSRRAVGTLRLGLMDHVSADPRFPVVELLRQFHERAPDVNVEIVQDIQTALADQVQKKALDLAIGAFPMDDPNFDFVPLYNERQFIHCGPSHPLFHGAPHVVDAATLEAQRWVRRSYYLTPEDGFPLSLGPAAATAANLEAVAIILGALPVLGYLPPHAAAPLAARGQIRRVTDSYSISFPVSLLSRASRRETTAMKRFRLLAENFSRSRR; encoded by the coding sequence ATGCTGACATCATTGACCGCTGCCGATCTTCGCGCGCTCAGGGTTTTCGAAGTCATCCACCAATGCGGCAGCTTTGCTGCTGCCGAACGCCAGCTTGACGTGTCTCAATCGACGATCAGCGCCCAGATTTCGGGGCTTGAGAAGCGTTTGGGCTTTCGGCTTTGCGATCGGGGGCCGGGCGGATTTCGCCTGACCGAGCGGGGCCGTTCGCTGCTAGAAGCGAATGCCCGCCTGAATGTCGCGATGGAGGATTTCACCCAGACGGCGGCCGATCTGTCCCGCCGGGCGGTGGGGACGTTGCGTCTGGGCCTGATGGACCATGTGTCGGCCGATCCCCGCTTCCCGGTCGTCGAGTTGCTGCGCCAGTTCCACGAACGCGCGCCGGATGTGAATGTCGAGATCGTGCAGGACATTCAGACCGCGCTGGCCGACCAGGTTCAGAAGAAGGCGCTCGACCTGGCGATTGGCGCCTTTCCGATGGACGATCCGAATTTCGACTTCGTTCCATTGTATAACGAGCGACAATTCATCCATTGCGGACCCTCGCACCCGCTTTTCCACGGCGCACCGCATGTCGTCGACGCGGCGACCCTCGAGGCGCAGAGATGGGTGCGCCGCAGCTACTACCTCACGCCCGAGGATGGATTTCCCCTGTCGCTTGGCCCGGCTGCCGCAACGGCCGCCAATCTCGAGGCTGTCGCGATCATTCTCGGGGCGCTGCCCGTGTTAGGCTATCTTCCGCCCCATGCTGCTGCCCCCCTGGCCGCGCGTGGCCAGATCCGGCGCGTGACGGACAGCTACTCGATCTCGTTCCCGGTCTCGCTTCTGTCCCGCGCAAGCCGCCGAGAGACGACAGCGATGAAGCGATTCCGCCTGCTCGCGGAAAACTTCTCGCGGTCACGTCGCTAG
- a CDS encoding homocysteine S-methyltransferase family protein, translating to MSSAEALTLDRIWIAWTGMETDLIFNHGYDLRSFAAFPMLDSEEGRARLRGYYDAQIQIGGDFGVGIILDTPTWMANPDRALAVGYKAPDLPRVTRDGVSLARDAAAARADVAIRLSVQIGPRGDGYKPGIAAAETAARYHLPQIAAAHEAGADLVSAYTLGAAGEAIGISAAARQVGIPALIAFTIETDGRLADGTPLSAAVAELVEKAEPEAVVVNCAHPDHVASGLDGGPWQTKLAGIVANASRQSHAELDAAEALDDGNPEELAGQLAELRRVLPNLRVLGGCCGTDLRHLRAIAARLTAPHPT from the coding sequence ATGTCCAGCGCCGAGGCACTCACGCTGGATCGGATCTGGATCGCCTGGACGGGCATGGAAACGGATCTGATCTTCAATCACGGTTACGATCTGCGAAGCTTCGCGGCCTTTCCGATGCTTGACAGCGAGGAAGGTCGAGCCCGGCTCAGAGGTTATTACGACGCCCAAATCCAGATCGGGGGTGATTTTGGCGTCGGGATCATCCTCGACACGCCGACATGGATGGCCAATCCCGACCGCGCCCTGGCGGTTGGTTATAAGGCGCCAGACCTGCCGCGGGTGACCCGTGACGGGGTGTCGCTGGCACGCGATGCCGCCGCGGCCCGTGCCGATGTCGCGATACGGCTTAGCGTCCAGATCGGGCCGCGCGGCGATGGTTACAAACCGGGCATCGCAGCTGCCGAGACGGCTGCCCGCTATCACCTGCCTCAGATCGCCGCGGCTCACGAGGCGGGGGCCGATCTGGTCAGCGCCTATACGCTGGGCGCGGCGGGCGAAGCGATCGGGATTTCGGCCGCCGCGCGACAGGTGGGCATTCCCGCCCTGATCGCATTCACCATCGAGACGGATGGCAGGCTTGCGGATGGGACGCCGCTTTCCGCCGCGGTGGCGGAGCTGGTCGAGAAAGCCGAGCCCGAGGCGGTGGTGGTCAACTGCGCCCATCCCGATCACGTGGCAAGCGGCCTCGACGGTGGGCCGTGGCAGACGAAGCTCGCGGGCATCGTGGCCAACGCATCCCGTCAGAGCCATGCCGAACTGGATGCGGCCGAAGCGCTGGATGACGGGAATCCCGAGGAACTTGCCGGACAACTCGCCGAGCTCAGGCGCGTCTTGCCCAATCTTCGTGTTCTTGGCGGTTGCTGCGGAACGGATCTGCGCCATCTCAGGGCGATCGCAGCGCGACTGACGGCACCGCACCCGACCTGA
- a CDS encoding 5-guanidino-2-oxopentanoate decarboxylase: protein MVTAIPATPGLPAESRHETAMTVGEALPSLLEAHGIDTVFGIPGVHTVELYRGMANTSLRHVTPRHEQGAGFMADGYARASGRPAACFIISGPGMTNIATAMGQAYADSIPMLVISSVLNRNELGRGEGRLHELKNQSALVSGVSAFSHTVMSAEDLPAIIDRAAAVFNSARPRPVHIELPLDVIVEPAGRIALDRPQQISVPAPDAVAVARAAEWLGSARRPLVILGGGAVAAGDSARQMVEALGAPTLLTINAKGLLVPGHPLLVGSLLPQSPMLDELRDADVVLAVGTELGETDTLLFGARPRIDGRLIRVDIEAEQIMRNAQPALGIVADSRSFCPALIAALGDTPAPQTDRTAALRAKSLATVTPVYHTHGRILDLIASAYPDAIFAGDSTQPVYGGNLTYDAQRPRSWFNSSTGFGTLGYGLPAAMGAKLACPERPVIGLIGDGGLQFTVAEIASAVELGLSLPVIVWNNRGYGEIKTYMRDRGIPEIGVDILTPDFQMIARGFGAKATRVETPSALLEALAAAFSENGPTIIEIEDHVAQSWYQTA, encoded by the coding sequence ATGGTCACCGCAATTCCTGCCACGCCCGGCTTGCCCGCCGAAAGCCGTCACGAAACGGCGATGACCGTGGGAGAGGCACTGCCAAGCCTGCTTGAAGCGCATGGCATCGACACCGTGTTCGGCATTCCCGGAGTTCACACCGTCGAACTTTACCGGGGCATGGCGAACACTTCGCTGCGCCATGTGACGCCGCGGCACGAACAAGGCGCAGGCTTCATGGCCGACGGCTATGCCCGCGCCAGCGGGCGGCCCGCCGCCTGCTTCATCATCTCGGGTCCGGGCATGACGAATATCGCCACTGCGATGGGCCAGGCCTATGCTGATTCGATCCCGATGCTGGTCATCTCAAGCGTGCTGAACCGCAACGAGCTGGGCCGCGGCGAAGGTCGGCTTCACGAACTGAAGAACCAGAGTGCGCTGGTTTCCGGGGTCTCGGCCTTCAGTCATACCGTCATGTCCGCCGAGGATCTTCCTGCGATCATCGACCGGGCTGCGGCCGTGTTCAACTCGGCCAGACCGCGACCGGTGCATATCGAATTGCCGCTTGACGTCATCGTCGAGCCGGCGGGACGGATCGCACTGGATCGGCCGCAGCAGATTTCGGTTCCCGCGCCCGATGCAGTCGCCGTCGCGCGCGCTGCCGAGTGGCTCGGGTCGGCGCGCCGGCCGCTGGTCATTCTTGGCGGTGGCGCGGTTGCAGCCGGCGATTCCGCGCGGCAGATGGTCGAGGCGCTGGGTGCTCCCACCCTGCTGACGATCAATGCCAAGGGGCTGCTCGTGCCGGGCCATCCCCTTCTTGTCGGCAGTCTGCTGCCCCAGTCGCCGATGCTTGACGAGCTGCGCGACGCGGACGTCGTCCTTGCCGTGGGAACCGAGCTGGGGGAAACCGACACGCTGTTGTTCGGCGCAAGGCCCCGGATCGACGGACGACTGATCCGCGTCGACATCGAGGCCGAGCAGATCATGCGCAACGCCCAGCCTGCACTTGGGATCGTGGCCGACAGCCGGAGCTTTTGCCCCGCGCTTATCGCCGCACTTGGCGACACGCCTGCCCCCCAGACGGACCGCACCGCCGCGCTAAGGGCCAAGTCGCTCGCCACCGTGACACCGGTCTATCACACGCATGGGCGCATCCTCGATCTTATCGCCAGCGCTTATCCCGATGCGATCTTTGCGGGGGATTCGACCCAGCCGGTTTACGGCGGAAACCTGACCTATGACGCACAGCGACCACGCAGCTGGTTCAATTCGTCGACCGGTTTCGGCACGCTCGGCTATGGGCTGCCTGCGGCGATGGGCGCCAAGCTTGCCTGCCCCGAAAGGCCGGTGATCGGACTGATCGGCGATGGTGGCCTGCAGTTCACCGTGGCCGAGATCGCCTCTGCCGTGGAGCTGGGCCTTTCGTTGCCGGTGATCGTCTGGAACAATCGCGGCTATGGCGAGATCAAGACGTATATGCGTGATCGCGGCATTCCCGAGATCGGCGTGGATATCCTGACCCCGGATTTCCAGATGATCGCACGCGGTTTCGGCGCGAAGGCAACAAGGGTCGAAACGCCTTCCGCACTGCTCGAAGCACTGGCTGCCGCTTTCTCGGAAAACGGGCCCACGATCATCGAGATCGAAGATCACGTGGCGCAATCCTGGTACCAGACGGCCTGA
- the queC gene encoding 7-cyano-7-deazaguanine synthase QueC yields MKTLVICSGGLDSVSLAHVAAGTRELTRLVSFDYGQRHLKELDFAAAAARRLGVPHHVIDMRTIGAALTGSALTDDIDVPDGHYAEETMRITVVPNRNAIMLAVAYGIAAANGDEAVATAVHGGDHFIYPDCRPAFTEAFDRMQRAALDGYADVSLWTPFVHRTKADIVTEGAHHGTPFAATWSCYKGGAQHCGRCGTCVERREAFHLARVEDPTEYEDPDFWRQAIADHGGA; encoded by the coding sequence ATGAAGACACTTGTCATCTGCTCGGGCGGGCTGGATTCCGTTTCGCTTGCCCATGTCGCCGCGGGGACGCGGGAACTGACACGCCTCGTGTCCTTCGACTACGGCCAGCGACATCTGAAGGAACTCGACTTCGCCGCCGCGGCCGCCCGTCGTCTTGGCGTGCCGCACCATGTCATCGACATGCGGACCATAGGCGCGGCCCTGACCGGTTCGGCCCTGACCGATGATATCGACGTGCCCGACGGCCACTATGCCGAGGAAACCATGCGGATCACCGTCGTGCCGAACCGCAATGCGATCATGCTCGCGGTGGCCTATGGCATCGCGGCCGCGAATGGCGACGAGGCGGTGGCGACCGCGGTGCATGGCGGCGACCATTTCATCTATCCCGACTGCCGCCCGGCCTTCACCGAGGCATTCGACCGGATGCAGCGCGCCGCGCTCGACGGCTATGCCGATGTTTCGCTTTGGACGCCATTCGTGCATCGCACCAAGGCCGATATCGTGACCGAGGGTGCCCATCACGGCACGCCCTTTGCCGCCACCTGGTCCTGCTACAAGGGGGGCGCACAGCATTGCGGCCGCTGCGGGACCTGCGTCGAACGGCGCGAGGCATTTCATCTCGCCAGGGTCGAGGACCCGACCGAATATGAAGATCCTGACTTCTGGCGGCAGGCCATTGCCGATCACGGGGGCGCCTGA
- a CDS encoding VOC family protein, translating to MTVAKNTICLWFDKGAEEAARFYAETFPDSAITSVHTAPTDYPSGKAGDVLTVSFTVAGIPCLGLNGGPIFQHSEAFSFQIATEDQDETDRYWDAIVGNGGEESACGWCKDKWGISWQITPRTLTEALSAGGDEAKRAFSAMMTMRKIDVATIDAARRG from the coding sequence ATGACCGTCGCGAAGAACACGATCTGCCTTTGGTTCGACAAGGGGGCAGAAGAGGCCGCCCGGTTCTATGCCGAAACGTTCCCCGACAGCGCGATCACCTCGGTCCACACCGCGCCCACCGACTACCCGTCTGGAAAGGCCGGAGACGTTCTGACGGTCAGCTTCACCGTAGCGGGAATTCCCTGCCTTGGCTTGAACGGTGGGCCCATCTTCCAGCATAGCGAGGCTTTTTCGTTCCAGATCGCCACCGAGGACCAGGACGAAACTGATCGCTACTGGGACGCCATTGTCGGCAATGGCGGCGAGGAAAGCGCCTGCGGATGGTGCAAGGACAAATGGGGCATCTCGTGGCAGATCACGCCCCGAACCCTGACAGAGGCGCTTTCCGCCGGGGGTGACGAGGCAAAACGGGCATTCTCCGCGATGATGACCATGCGAAAGATCGACGTCGCCACGATCGACGCCGCGCGACGCGGCTGA
- a CDS encoding SRPBCC family protein, with product MELDPKTDLKLERIVKAPRALVWECWTTPEHIKHFFVPRPHRVTECDIDLRVGGRFNTVFDVEGNEMRNEGVFLEVVPQQKLVFTDTYTEGWKPTENPFMTAILLLDEMADGATRYTAIARHRTPDSRKTHEDMGFFSGWGTVVDQLEEYARSLAR from the coding sequence ATGGAACTCGACCCGAAGACTGACCTGAAGCTGGAACGTATCGTGAAGGCTCCCCGCGCACTTGTGTGGGAATGCTGGACCACCCCGGAACATATCAAGCATTTCTTCGTTCCACGGCCGCATCGCGTGACAGAATGCGACATCGATCTTCGGGTCGGCGGAAGGTTCAACACCGTCTTCGATGTCGAGGGCAACGAGATGCGCAACGAGGGTGTGTTTCTTGAGGTCGTGCCCCAGCAGAAGCTCGTCTTTACCGATACCTATACAGAAGGCTGGAAGCCCACCGAGAACCCCTTCATGACCGCCATCCTGTTGCTTGATGAGATGGCCGATGGCGCCACCCGCTATACCGCGATCGCACGACACCGGACGCCGGATTCGCGCAAGACCCATGAAGACATGGGGTTTTTCAGCGGTTGGGGAACTGTGGTCGATCAACTCGAGGAATACGCCCGATCGCTTGCGCGATAA
- the queE gene encoding 7-carboxy-7-deazaguanine synthase QueE, with the protein MTLRIAEIFGPTVQGEGALIGEPTVFVRAGGCDYRCSWCDSLHAVESAYRHDWAAMGHDEVMAEIRRLSGGLPLTVSISGGNPAIQDFGPLIALGKEEGYRFACETQGSVAQPWFAALDTLVLSPKPPSSGEQIDWGKFDRCLELARGCGQAVMKIVIFDEVDYGWARDAAERYPDLPLFLQPGNPDVDPTHPVDLQVAVDRLLWLIEKVTGDRWFTPRVLPQLHVLVWGNKRGV; encoded by the coding sequence GTGACGCTTCGCATCGCGGAGATCTTCGGACCGACGGTGCAGGGTGAGGGCGCCCTGATCGGCGAGCCCACCGTCTTCGTGCGTGCGGGCGGATGCGATTATCGTTGCAGCTGGTGCGACAGCCTGCATGCCGTCGAAAGCGCCTATCGCCATGATTGGGCCGCGATGGGCCATGACGAGGTGATGGCCGAGATCCGCCGCCTGTCCGGCGGCCTGCCCTTGACGGTTTCCATTTCCGGCGGGAACCCCGCCATCCAGGATTTCGGGCCGCTGATCGCATTGGGTAAAGAGGAAGGCTACCGGTTCGCCTGCGAAACCCAGGGCTCTGTCGCGCAGCCATGGTTCGCCGCGCTCGACACGCTGGTCCTCAGCCCCAAGCCGCCGTCGAGCGGCGAGCAGATCGATTGGGGCAAGTTCGATCGCTGTCTCGAGCTTGCGCGGGGATGTGGTCAGGCCGTGATGAAGATCGTGATTTTCGATGAGGTCGACTATGGCTGGGCGCGGGATGCAGCGGAACGCTACCCCGATCTGCCGCTGTTCCTGCAGCCCGGAAACCCTGATGTCGATCCGACCCATCCCGTCGATCTGCAGGTGGCTGTGGACCGGCTGCTTTGGCTGATCGAAAAGGTGACGGGTGATCGCTGGTTCACACCCCGCGTGCTGCCGCAGCTTCACGTGCTGGTCTGGGGCAACAAGCGCGGCGTCTGA
- the queD gene encoding 6-carboxytetrahydropterin synthase QueD — protein MFRISKEFHFSASHQLTHLPADHQCARLHGHNYVVVVELASASLNGDGFVRDYHELKPLKDYIDEVFDHRHLNDVLDGPSTAENMALHFFEWCHSRWPETSAVRVSETPKTWAEYRP, from the coding sequence ATGTTTCGGATCAGCAAGGAATTTCATTTTTCGGCCTCGCATCAGCTCACGCATCTGCCCGCGGATCATCAATGCGCGCGGCTTCATGGCCATAATTACGTGGTGGTCGTCGAACTGGCCTCGGCCTCGCTCAACGGGGATGGTTTCGTGCGCGACTATCACGAGCTGAAGCCACTCAAGGACTATATCGACGAGGTCTTCGATCACCGCCATCTCAACGATGTGCTGGACGGCCCTTCGACCGCCGAGAACATGGCGCTGCACTTCTTTGAATGGTGCCACTCGCGCTGGCCGGAAACCTCGGCGGTTCGCGTCTCGGAAACGCCAAAGACCTGGGCGGAGTATCGGCCGTGA